In one Acipenser ruthenus chromosome 10, fAciRut3.2 maternal haplotype, whole genome shotgun sequence genomic region, the following are encoded:
- the LOC117404711 gene encoding phospholipid phosphatase-related protein type 5-like produces the protein MPPERGLHRSCAIIHCFVLVELVIMAGTVMLAYYFEYTDTFNVHVQGFFCYDSSYTKPYPGPEEISAIPPALLYSVVAGVPTLVIFITECVVFYLQIARKDFENREKTIVTGDCCYLNPLVRRTVRFLGVYTFGLFATDIFVNAGQVVTGNLAPHFLTVCKPNYTSLGCQQAIRFISNQEVCTGNVDDIIRARKTFPSKEAALSVYAALYLAMYITNTMKAKGSRLAKPVLCLGLMCMAFLTGVNRVAEYRNHWSDVIAGFIIAMAIATFLVVCVVHNFKRRHSESQKTQPDSLRNIPMINLPRVESPMEKYPPAVQNHITFAEVT, from the exons CTGGTGATAATGGCAGGGACTGTCATGCTGGCTTATTACTTCGAGTACACCGACACGTTCAACGTACACGTTCAAGGATTTTTCTGCTATGACAGCTCGTACACGAAGCCCTATCCTGGACCCGAGGAAATAAGTGCGATCCCTCCAGCCCTCCTGTATTCAGTGGTTGCGGGAGTCCCAACTCTGGTT ATCTTTATTACAGAATGCGTGGTGTTTTACCTTCAGATTGCCAGAAAAGATTTTGAAAACCGTGAGAAGACGATAGTAACTGGAGATTGCTGTTACCTGAACCCACTGGTGCGCAGGACCGTCAGGTTTCTTG GAGTATATACATTTGGACTTTTTGCCACTGATATTTTTGTAAACGCTGGGCAAGTGGTGACAGGGAACCTTGCACCTCATTTCCTTACAGTGTGCAAACCTAATTATACAAGCCTAGGCTGCCAGCAGGCCATTCGGTTTATCAGCAACCAGGAGGTCTGTACTGGCAATGTGGATGACATCATTAGAGCCAGAAAAACCTTCCCCTCCAAAGAGGCAGCCCTCAGCGTGTATGCTGCACTCTACCTGGCT ATGTACATCACTAATACAATGAAAGCCAAAGGATCAAGACTTGCAAAGCCTGTGCTGTGTCTGGGTCTGATGTGTATGGCGTTTCTCACTGGAGTGAACAGGGTTGCTGAATACCGGAACCACTGGTCTGATGTGATTGCAGGATTTATAATCGCCATGGCAATAGCAACCTTCCTG GTGGTATGTGTGGTGCACAACTTCAAGCGAAGGCATTCAGAAAGTCAAAAAACTCAGCCAGACAGCCTGCGGAATATACCTATGATCAACCTTCCAAGAGTAGAAAGCCCAATGGAGAAATATCCCCCAGCAGTACAg AATCACATCACCTTTGCCGAAGTCACATGA